The following proteins come from a genomic window of Ictalurus furcatus strain D&B chromosome 12, Billie_1.0, whole genome shotgun sequence:
- the LOC128615372 gene encoding caspase-8 isoform X1, translated as MHPDMRISSTKHMETASFIRQPKFTTHREATEAMQTVLENKVFLIGTLSADPDFILQYVQQDKIITKRDYDKLNHGYHPREKIVTDLLDTVMNKGDATCCKFVDLLQREEVQDSFPDLKQRFTPPPTSHNQDNPVNAASEITEYKMSSKPRGFCVIINNVNFASPLKDRYGSNVDEDSLKAVFQWLGFNVCVHKNQTAEQMKDLLKNYSQQHHDGDCFVCCIMSHGSRDGVHGTDGAIVSRDDIFGPFSGNSCPSLINKPKVFIIQACRGKEYHLSVEVQPDSYEEEEEDAEAETEDETLDMDAVQMMTIPADADFLIARSTVKGYFSFRHSISGSWFIQSLCEQLKTYCPKGEDIQTILLCVNKEVSEKATTVRIKGIAKQMPIHKVTLRKKLVFYLPQ; from the exons CCATGCAGACTGTACTCGAGAACAAAGTCTTCCTTATCGGCACCCTGTCTGCTGACCCCGACTTCATCTTGCAGTATGTCCAACAGGATAAAATCATCACCAAGCGTGACTACGACAAACTTAACCATGGATACCATCCACGTGAGAAAATTGTCACGGACCTTCTGGACACTGTGATGAACAAGGGTGATGCGACGTGTTGCAAATTTGTGGATCTCTTGCAGCGAGAAGAGGTTCAGGACAGTTTCCCTGACCTGAAGCAACGTTTCACCCCCCCACCTACATCACACAACCAGG ATAATCCAGTGAATGCAGCCAGTGAG ATCACTGAATATAAAATGTCCAGCAAACCTCGTGGTTTCTGTGTGATCATTAACAATGTGAATTTTGCTTCACCCCTCAAAGACCGCTATGGATCTAATGTGGATGAAg ATTCTCTTAAAGCGGTGTTCCAGTGGCTGGgtttcaatgtgtgtgtgcacaaaaaCCAAACTGCAGAACAGATGAAGGACCTGTTGAAGAATTACAGCCAGCAACACCATGATGGTGATTGTTTTGTCTGCTGCATCATGAGCCACGGCAGCAGAGATGGAGTACACGGCACAGATGGAGCTATAGTCTCCAGAGATGACATCTTTGGCCCGTTCAGTGGAAATTCATGCCCGAGTCTAATCAATAAACCCAAAGTGTTTATCATCCAGGCTTGCCGTGGGAAAGAGTACCATCTTTCTGTTGAAGTCCAGCCTGATAGttatgaggaagaggaagaggacgcGGAAGCGGAAACGGAAGATGAAACATTAGATATGGATGCTGTTCAGATGATGACCATACCAGCTGATGCAGATTTCCTCATTGCGAGGTCGACCGTTAAAGGATACTTTTCATTCAGGCACAGCATTTCGGGCTCTTGGTTCATCCAGTCCTTGTGTGAGCAACTAAAAACGTACTGCCCAAA GGGTGAGGATATTCAAACTATCTTGCTGTGTGTCAATAAGGAGGTCAGTGAAAAAGCTACTACAGTCCGAATCAAAGGCATCGCTAAACAGATGCCCATCCATAAAGTGACCCTGAGGAAGAAGCTGGTTTTCTATCTGCCACAGTAG
- the LOC128615372 gene encoding caspase-8 isoform X2: MQTVLENKVFLIGTLSADPDFILQYVQQDKIITKRDYDKLNHGYHPREKIVTDLLDTVMNKGDATCCKFVDLLQREEVQDSFPDLKQRFTPPPTSHNQDNPVNAASEITEYKMSSKPRGFCVIINNVNFASPLKDRYGSNVDEDSLKAVFQWLGFNVCVHKNQTAEQMKDLLKNYSQQHHDGDCFVCCIMSHGSRDGVHGTDGAIVSRDDIFGPFSGNSCPSLINKPKVFIIQACRGKEYHLSVEVQPDSYEEEEEDAEAETEDETLDMDAVQMMTIPADADFLIARSTVKGYFSFRHSISGSWFIQSLCEQLKTYCPKGEDIQTILLCVNKEVSEKATTVRIKGIAKQMPIHKVTLRKKLVFYLPQ, translated from the exons ATGCAGACTGTACTCGAGAACAAAGTCTTCCTTATCGGCACCCTGTCTGCTGACCCCGACTTCATCTTGCAGTATGTCCAACAGGATAAAATCATCACCAAGCGTGACTACGACAAACTTAACCATGGATACCATCCACGTGAGAAAATTGTCACGGACCTTCTGGACACTGTGATGAACAAGGGTGATGCGACGTGTTGCAAATTTGTGGATCTCTTGCAGCGAGAAGAGGTTCAGGACAGTTTCCCTGACCTGAAGCAACGTTTCACCCCCCCACCTACATCACACAACCAGG ATAATCCAGTGAATGCAGCCAGTGAG ATCACTGAATATAAAATGTCCAGCAAACCTCGTGGTTTCTGTGTGATCATTAACAATGTGAATTTTGCTTCACCCCTCAAAGACCGCTATGGATCTAATGTGGATGAAg ATTCTCTTAAAGCGGTGTTCCAGTGGCTGGgtttcaatgtgtgtgtgcacaaaaaCCAAACTGCAGAACAGATGAAGGACCTGTTGAAGAATTACAGCCAGCAACACCATGATGGTGATTGTTTTGTCTGCTGCATCATGAGCCACGGCAGCAGAGATGGAGTACACGGCACAGATGGAGCTATAGTCTCCAGAGATGACATCTTTGGCCCGTTCAGTGGAAATTCATGCCCGAGTCTAATCAATAAACCCAAAGTGTTTATCATCCAGGCTTGCCGTGGGAAAGAGTACCATCTTTCTGTTGAAGTCCAGCCTGATAGttatgaggaagaggaagaggacgcGGAAGCGGAAACGGAAGATGAAACATTAGATATGGATGCTGTTCAGATGATGACCATACCAGCTGATGCAGATTTCCTCATTGCGAGGTCGACCGTTAAAGGATACTTTTCATTCAGGCACAGCATTTCGGGCTCTTGGTTCATCCAGTCCTTGTGTGAGCAACTAAAAACGTACTGCCCAAA GGGTGAGGATATTCAAACTATCTTGCTGTGTGTCAATAAGGAGGTCAGTGAAAAAGCTACTACAGTCCGAATCAAAGGCATCGCTAAACAGATGCCCATCCATAAAGTGACCCTGAGGAAGAAGCTGGTTTTCTATCTGCCACAGTAG
- the casp8 gene encoding caspase-8 isoform X1: MDRITLHKIDEELTKSEVAALKFLCMDHLSRKRLEAVKDAKDLFVLLSEQAKFEDELFLPDLLYTIGRCDLLHILGTNKNNVNRLLQTKRSGVSEYRKMLYKLSEDIKEETLRDIKFLLNSLPKGKLISATFLDVLVEMEKMEMLGTDNLDYLEDILRKCSKDLADEVQKFKMSIPGFRHTDQENSISLSVPHQEESPSQLLDNPMESISLTNVSIAETNPPISTRTGSLPGSENTVDTDSEGRPVSENVPTNAINDECYLMTRRPLGHCLIINNHTFEETTKLSNRRGTDADREALTEVFERMHFIVEERRDLVSSAMQDAVIEFATKDHSTMDAFVCCILSHGEKGAVLGVDGKSVAIRDLTQPFAGCMTLTGKPKLFFIQACQGNDLQKGVWLQDGTEEDELEDDAKKADSRLPIEADFLIGMATVESYKSFRHTIKGSIFIQELCKHLKDWCPKKEDILSILTKVNRSVSAQELNNHKQMPEPRYTLTKKLVLPMD; encoded by the exons ATGGACCGCATTACACTTCATAAGATTGATGAGGAGCTGACAAAGAGCGAGGTCGCCGCACTGAAGTTTCTCTGCATGGATCACCTCAGCAGGAAACGGCTGGAGGCCGTGAAGGATGCGAAAGACCTGTTCGTCTTGCTTTCGGAGCAAGCCAAGTTTGAAGATGAACTCTTCCTCCCTGATCTTCTCTACACTATTGGCCGCTGTGACTTACTTCACATCCTGGGCACTAACAAAAATAACGTCAACAGGTTGTTGCAAACTAAACGCTCTGGTGTTTCAGAGTACAG aaagatgCTCTACAAGCTATCTGAAGACATAAAAGAGGAAACCCTTCGTGACATAAAGTTCCTCCTGAACAGCCTGCCTAAAGGAAAACTAATTTCTGCT ACATTTCTGGATGTCCTGGTTGagatggagaaaatggagatGCTTGGAACAGACAACCTAGATTATCTAGAGGATATTCTGCGTAAATGCAGTAAAGACCTAGCTGATGAGGTACAGAAATTCAAGATGTCAATACCAGGT TTTCGTCACACAGATCAGGAAAACAGCATCAGTCTGTCTGTACCACATCAGGAAGAATCCCCCAGTCAGCTTCTAGACAATCCGATGGAATCGATCAGTCTGACT AATGTATCCATAGCAGAAACGAACCCGCCAA TCTCCACACGGACAGGCTCCTTGCCCGGGAGTGAGAACACCGTGGACACAGATTCAGAAGGAAGGCCAGTCTCTGAAAACGTACCGACGAATGCAAtcaat GATGAATGTTATCTCATGACCCGGCGGCCTTTAGGACACTGTCTGATCATTAACAACCACACATTTGAAGAGACAACCAAACTCAGCAATAGGAGAGGGACGGACGCAGATAGAG aagcaCTTACTGAAGTTTTCGAGAGAATGCATTTCATagtggaagagagaagagaTCTTGTAAGTTCAGCCATGCAGGACGCCGTGATTGAGTTCGCAACGAAGGACCACTCCACAATGGATGCCTTCGTGTGCTGCATCCTCTCACATGGTGAGAAGGGTGCCGTGTTAGGGGTTGATGGCAAATCCGTCGCGATACGTGATCTCACTCAACCGTTTGCCGGATGCATGACGCTCACGGGCAAGCCCAAACTCTTCTTCATCCAGGCGTGTCAAGGCAATGATCTGCAGAAGggtgtgtggttgcaagatggAACTGAAGAGGATGAGCTCGAGGATGATGCTAAAAAAGCTGATAGCCGTCTCCCTATTGAAGCAGACTTCCTGATTGGGATGGCAACTGTGGAGTCTTACAAGTCTTTCCGTCACACAATAAAAGGATCCATTTTCATCCAGGAGTTGTGCAAACACCTGAAGGATTGGTGCCCCAA AAAAGAAGACATCCTGTCAATTCTGACGAAGGTGAACCGCAGCGTGAGCGCCCAAGAGTTAAATAATCACAAGCAGATGCCGGAGCCTCGCTACACTCTTACCAAGAAACTGGTGCTACCCATGGACTGA
- the casp8 gene encoding caspase-8 isoform X2, giving the protein MDRITLHKIDEELTKSEVAALKFLCMDHLSRKRLEAVKDAKDLFVLLSEQAKFEDELFLPDLLYTIGRCDLLHILGTNKNNVNRLLQTKRSGVSEYRKMLYKLSEDIKEETLRDIKFLLNSLPKGKLISATFLDVLVEMEKMEMLGTDNLDYLEDILRKCSKDLADEVQKFKMSIPDQENSISLSVPHQEESPSQLLDNPMESISLTNVSIAETNPPISTRTGSLPGSENTVDTDSEGRPVSENVPTNAINDECYLMTRRPLGHCLIINNHTFEETTKLSNRRGTDADREALTEVFERMHFIVEERRDLVSSAMQDAVIEFATKDHSTMDAFVCCILSHGEKGAVLGVDGKSVAIRDLTQPFAGCMTLTGKPKLFFIQACQGNDLQKGVWLQDGTEEDELEDDAKKADSRLPIEADFLIGMATVESYKSFRHTIKGSIFIQELCKHLKDWCPKKEDILSILTKVNRSVSAQELNNHKQMPEPRYTLTKKLVLPMD; this is encoded by the exons ATGGACCGCATTACACTTCATAAGATTGATGAGGAGCTGACAAAGAGCGAGGTCGCCGCACTGAAGTTTCTCTGCATGGATCACCTCAGCAGGAAACGGCTGGAGGCCGTGAAGGATGCGAAAGACCTGTTCGTCTTGCTTTCGGAGCAAGCCAAGTTTGAAGATGAACTCTTCCTCCCTGATCTTCTCTACACTATTGGCCGCTGTGACTTACTTCACATCCTGGGCACTAACAAAAATAACGTCAACAGGTTGTTGCAAACTAAACGCTCTGGTGTTTCAGAGTACAG aaagatgCTCTACAAGCTATCTGAAGACATAAAAGAGGAAACCCTTCGTGACATAAAGTTCCTCCTGAACAGCCTGCCTAAAGGAAAACTAATTTCTGCT ACATTTCTGGATGTCCTGGTTGagatggagaaaatggagatGCTTGGAACAGACAACCTAGATTATCTAGAGGATATTCTGCGTAAATGCAGTAAAGACCTAGCTGATGAGGTACAGAAATTCAAGATGTCAATACCAG ATCAGGAAAACAGCATCAGTCTGTCTGTACCACATCAGGAAGAATCCCCCAGTCAGCTTCTAGACAATCCGATGGAATCGATCAGTCTGACT AATGTATCCATAGCAGAAACGAACCCGCCAA TCTCCACACGGACAGGCTCCTTGCCCGGGAGTGAGAACACCGTGGACACAGATTCAGAAGGAAGGCCAGTCTCTGAAAACGTACCGACGAATGCAAtcaat GATGAATGTTATCTCATGACCCGGCGGCCTTTAGGACACTGTCTGATCATTAACAACCACACATTTGAAGAGACAACCAAACTCAGCAATAGGAGAGGGACGGACGCAGATAGAG aagcaCTTACTGAAGTTTTCGAGAGAATGCATTTCATagtggaagagagaagagaTCTTGTAAGTTCAGCCATGCAGGACGCCGTGATTGAGTTCGCAACGAAGGACCACTCCACAATGGATGCCTTCGTGTGCTGCATCCTCTCACATGGTGAGAAGGGTGCCGTGTTAGGGGTTGATGGCAAATCCGTCGCGATACGTGATCTCACTCAACCGTTTGCCGGATGCATGACGCTCACGGGCAAGCCCAAACTCTTCTTCATCCAGGCGTGTCAAGGCAATGATCTGCAGAAGggtgtgtggttgcaagatggAACTGAAGAGGATGAGCTCGAGGATGATGCTAAAAAAGCTGATAGCCGTCTCCCTATTGAAGCAGACTTCCTGATTGGGATGGCAACTGTGGAGTCTTACAAGTCTTTCCGTCACACAATAAAAGGATCCATTTTCATCCAGGAGTTGTGCAAACACCTGAAGGATTGGTGCCCCAA AAAAGAAGACATCCTGTCAATTCTGACGAAGGTGAACCGCAGCGTGAGCGCCCAAGAGTTAAATAATCACAAGCAGATGCCGGAGCCTCGCTACACTCTTACCAAGAAACTGGTGCTACCCATGGACTGA
- the catip gene encoding ciliogenesis-associated TTC17-interacting protein isoform X1 — MIKLKNMKETALLHEKTEELKASHEALEFLSSIGPEDVDQCLFVDSMVTVSDTGRELGEFCVSVQKASYKDEPCYLVHANSHGAIDNIPCGTSITAYVSRSLDTLEENHDEYMKLQEHTLDKKLHIVRQGGHLVVNGVITEKDEVKKQTFQFPLHSLQGFVSEASNLLILRILAQQKKVPENLTFLSFDADTQIGVSSYRELEVKKQVVGKEVVEVFGIERTVSSAEKIPATWHCYFLPDGHLASRVQVGSSVTMHLLQLPPVVSSQDERDHKSVCEKKPLVWEEDIELYSKFLDRKEELKAAHSSYVRQHPELKALLADFLQMLLLRKPQDVFSFVHDFFIPFDSQRPPDSTFNASQNITAAQDDKS; from the exons ATGATTAAACTGAAAAATATGAAGGAAACTGCGTTGCTGCATGAAAAGACAGAAGAACTGAAAGCCTCGCACGAAGCATTAGAGTTTCTTTCCAGCATAG GACCTGAAGATGTAGATCAGTGCCTGTTTGTGGACTCTATGGTGACGGTTTCAGACACTGGCAGAGAGCTAGGAGAGTTCTGTGTTAGTGTACAGAAGGCCAGCTATAAGGATGAACCTTGTTATTTGGTACACGCTAACAGCCATGGAGCAATTGACAACATCCCCTGTGGCACTTCTATTACGG CTTATGTATCCAGGAGCCTCGACACTCTAGAAGAGAATCATGATGAATATATGAAG CTGCAGGAACACACACTGGACAAGAAGTTACACATAGTGAGGCAAGGCGGTCATCTAGTGGTGAATGGAGTCATCACAGAGAAAGAC GAAGTGAAGAAGCAAACATTTCAATTCCCTCTGCATTCTCTACAAGGTTTCGTGTCTGAAGCTTCCAACCTCTTGATCCTGCGCATTTTGGCTCAACAAAAGAAAGTTCCAGAAAATTTGACATTCCTGTCATTTGATGCTGACACCCAGATTGGTGTGTCATCCTAC CGGGAGCTGGAGGTCAAGAAGCAGGTGGTTGGCAAAGAGGTGGTGGAGGTGTTTGGCATTGAGAGGACGGTCTCCTCGGCAGAAAAAATCCCTGCAACCTGGCACTGCTACTTCCTGCCAGATGG ACATTTAGCCAGCAGGGTGCAGGTGGGCTCGTCAGTAACAATGCACCTCCTACAGCTTCCTCCTGTAGTCAGTAGTCAGG atgagAGAGATCATAAGTCAGTTTGTGAGAAGAAGCCCCTGGTCTGGGAAGAGGACATCGAGCTATACTCGAAGTTTCTTGACAGAAAG GAAGAGCTGAAGGCTGCTCACTCCTCCTATGTTAGACAGCACCCTGAGCTTAAAGCACTACTGGCTGACTTCCTACAAATGCTGCTGTTAAGAAAGCCTCAGGATGTTTTCTCTTTTGTCCATGACTTCTTCATTCCTTTCGACTCTCAGCGCCCACCAGACAGCACCTTCAATGCGTCACAAAATATAACAGCTGCACAAGATGATAAATCCTAG
- the catip gene encoding ciliogenesis-associated TTC17-interacting protein isoform X2 yields the protein MIKLKNMKETALLHEKTEELKASHEALEFLSSIGPEDVDQCLFVDSMVTVSDTGRELGEFCVSVQKASYKDEPCYLVHANSHGAIDNIPCGTSITAYVSRSLDTLEENHDEYMKLQEHTLDKKLHIVRQGGHLVVNGVITEKDEVKKQTFQFPLHSLQGFVSEASNLLILRILAQQKKVPENLTFLSFDADTQIGVSSYRELEVKKQVVGKEVVEVFGIERTVSSAEKIPATWHCYFLPDGHLASRVQVGSSVTMHLLQLPPVVSSQDERDHKSVCEKKPLVWEEDIELYSKFLDRKIWAKMHHLTSSERTFSQSPLRFTCAEYQYS from the exons ATGATTAAACTGAAAAATATGAAGGAAACTGCGTTGCTGCATGAAAAGACAGAAGAACTGAAAGCCTCGCACGAAGCATTAGAGTTTCTTTCCAGCATAG GACCTGAAGATGTAGATCAGTGCCTGTTTGTGGACTCTATGGTGACGGTTTCAGACACTGGCAGAGAGCTAGGAGAGTTCTGTGTTAGTGTACAGAAGGCCAGCTATAAGGATGAACCTTGTTATTTGGTACACGCTAACAGCCATGGAGCAATTGACAACATCCCCTGTGGCACTTCTATTACGG CTTATGTATCCAGGAGCCTCGACACTCTAGAAGAGAATCATGATGAATATATGAAG CTGCAGGAACACACACTGGACAAGAAGTTACACATAGTGAGGCAAGGCGGTCATCTAGTGGTGAATGGAGTCATCACAGAGAAAGAC GAAGTGAAGAAGCAAACATTTCAATTCCCTCTGCATTCTCTACAAGGTTTCGTGTCTGAAGCTTCCAACCTCTTGATCCTGCGCATTTTGGCTCAACAAAAGAAAGTTCCAGAAAATTTGACATTCCTGTCATTTGATGCTGACACCCAGATTGGTGTGTCATCCTAC CGGGAGCTGGAGGTCAAGAAGCAGGTGGTTGGCAAAGAGGTGGTGGAGGTGTTTGGCATTGAGAGGACGGTCTCCTCGGCAGAAAAAATCCCTGCAACCTGGCACTGCTACTTCCTGCCAGATGG ACATTTAGCCAGCAGGGTGCAGGTGGGCTCGTCAGTAACAATGCACCTCCTACAGCTTCCTCCTGTAGTCAGTAGTCAGG atgagAGAGATCATAAGTCAGTTTGTGAGAAGAAGCCCCTGGTCTGGGAAGAGGACATCGAGCTATACTCGAAGTTTCTTGACAGAAAG ATTTGGGCAAAGATGCATCATTTGACGTCTTCagaacgcacattcagccaaagcccccttcgattcacatgcgctGAATAtcagtacagctaa
- the pnkd gene encoding probable hydrolase PNKD isoform X2 — MDYLRYSLYTRTKLGYMFHKRQMRKAREKYPTGHSRTEPTTINGVKIIPLPILSDNYSYVIIDTASDVAVVVDPADPRSVQSCLEEEGVTLEAILCTHKHWDHSGGNRTLKRHHSSCRVYGNAMDNIPALTNPLTDKDVINIGTRLQFRAFYTPGHTVGHMIYLLDGRTFGGPSSVFSGDLLFLSGCGRMFEGTASTMLSSLDTVGSLNGDTLLWPGHEYAEDNLLFAAEVEPGNVVREQKLQWVLQQRGQRLCTSPSTLEEEKQYNPFLRSHALDLHQALGLQQNQDEDWTSYRARVLEELRRRKDIYKGR, encoded by the exons GTACTCTCTATACACACGGACCAAACTCGGCTACATGTTTCACAAACGCCAGATGAGAAAAGCAAGGGAGAAGTACCCGACTGGCCACTCTAGAACTGAGCCCACAACAATAAACG GAGTCAAGATCATTCCATTACCCATCTTGTCTGACAACTACAGCTATGTGATCATTGACACAGCATCGGATGTTGCCGTGGTGGTGGACCCCGCTGATCCTCGCTCTGTCCAG AGTTGTCTGGAAGAGGAAGGGGTGACTTTAGAAGCCATtctttgcacacacaaacactg GGACCACAGTGGAGGAAACAGAACTCTAAAAAGGCACCACAGCTCGTGTAGGGTGTATGGAAATGCTATGGATAACATCCCTGCTCTTACAAA CCCTCTGACGGACAAGGATGTCATAAATATCGGGACACGGCTGCAGTTTAGAGCTTTCTACACCCCTGGCCATACTGTGGGTCACATGATCTACCTCCTGGATGGCAGAACTTTCGGGGGTCCCAGCAGCGTCTTCTCAGGAGACCTGCTTTTCCTCTCAGGATGTG GGCGAATGTTTGAAGGCACTGCTTCAACAATGTTATCATCACTGGACACTGTTGGCTCACTGAACGGTGATACTCTACTCTGGCCTG gtcatGAATATGCTGAAGATAATTTGCTCTTTGCTGCAGAGGTGGAGCCTGGTAATGTGGTGCGTGAACAGAAGTTACAGTGGGTCTTGCAACAACGAGGTCAACGACTGTGCACA AGCCCATCTACTCTGGAGGAAGAGAAGCAGTACAATCCATTTTTGAGGAGCCACGCTCTGGATCTTCACCAAGCTCTGGGCCTGCAGCAGAACCAAGATGAGGACTGGACCTCGTATAGGGCTCGGGTTTTAGAGGAGCTACGCAGACGAAAGGACATTTACAAGGGGCGATAG